One window from the genome of Acinetobacter sp. LoGeW2-3 encodes:
- the cxpE gene encoding chloramphenicol efflux transporter CxpE, with protein MVDRTLRRIFILAGIALILWVLYLLKPVVVPFVGAFFIAYLFSPLVERFHRIGLPRWLSISIVFIGIGVVVTLAMWYLVPLVWKQLMYARDSIPAGIHWVNYTFLPWLSNTFNLVPMEIDTNQISTVVMDYVQTNYSADSIQAMALKLAQSGISFIQIGGTIVLVPIIAFYFLLDWDRMLDSLRRLIPRPYERSTLEVVGECHEVLGAFVKGQFLVMVLLGVVYAVGLQLIGLEIGLIIGMIAGLCSIIPYLGFAVGIIAAVVATLFQFGIDWWQLVLVGIVFMVGQAVEGYILQPFLLGDKIGLSPVAVVFAVLAGAQLAGFLGMLIALPVAAVIVVLLRHARELYEKSALYDNKTIIVQNASTNSISIETSDVDVDIDLKTPQEKALQADEKSSKIKQTQLKDGEAKK; from the coding sequence ATGGTAGATCGTACCTTACGTCGCATTTTTATCTTGGCTGGTATCGCCTTGATTCTTTGGGTGTTATATCTGCTTAAGCCTGTTGTGGTTCCATTTGTCGGCGCATTTTTTATCGCCTATCTTTTTAGCCCTTTGGTTGAACGTTTTCACCGTATTGGTTTGCCGCGCTGGCTCTCTATCAGTATCGTTTTTATCGGGATTGGGGTGGTAGTGACGCTTGCCATGTGGTACTTGGTACCATTGGTATGGAAACAGTTGATGTATGCCCGTGACAGTATTCCTGCGGGAATCCACTGGGTCAATTACACCTTCCTGCCATGGCTGTCTAATACCTTTAATCTGGTTCCAATGGAAATTGATACCAATCAGATTTCTACTGTAGTCATGGATTATGTTCAGACTAATTATAGTGCAGACAGCATTCAGGCAATGGCCTTAAAATTGGCACAATCTGGGATCAGCTTTATTCAAATTGGTGGAACCATTGTTCTTGTCCCGATTATTGCTTTCTATTTCCTGCTTGACTGGGATCGCATGCTCGATAGTCTGCGTCGACTGATTCCACGCCCGTATGAGCGTAGTACATTAGAAGTTGTGGGTGAATGTCACGAAGTTTTAGGTGCATTTGTAAAAGGACAATTTCTGGTGATGGTTTTGCTAGGGGTCGTTTATGCAGTGGGTTTACAGCTGATTGGCCTAGAAATCGGTTTGATCATCGGGATGATCGCTGGCTTGTGCAGTATTATCCCGTATCTAGGTTTTGCAGTTGGCATTATTGCCGCGGTAGTTGCTACGTTATTCCAGTTTGGGATTGACTGGTGGCAGCTGGTGCTGGTGGGTATTGTGTTCATGGTGGGGCAGGCTGTAGAAGGCTATATTCTGCAGCCCTTCCTGCTTGGCGATAAAATTGGCTTGTCACCAGTCGCAGTGGTATTTGCCGTATTAGCGGGTGCTCAATTAGCAGGATTCTTAGGTATGCTGATTGCCTTACCCGTGGCAGCAGTGATTGTGGTATTGCTGCGTCATGCGCGTGAGCTCTATGAAAAAAGTGCACTCTATGATAATAAGACAATCATTGTTCAAAATGCTTCAACCAACTCTATCAGTATTGAAACCTCTGATGTGGATGTAGATATCGACCTGAAAACACCACAAGAGAAAGCACTGCAAGCTGATGAAAAATCGAGTAAGATTAAACAAACCCAGCTTAAAGATGGAGAGGCCAAAAAATAG
- the hda gene encoding DnaA regulatory inactivator Hda, which translates to MRQLQLDIEPQLDARISDFSGPGWGHVIDAVRQLHAGLINRFYVYGGAGTGKSHLLSAICDSYLEVGKTAIQVSLLELLDAPTEAITSLDRYDLVALDDIEAISGVPHWQKAVFHLINYNNEGGGQLVFSSRYAPIELKLELPDLQSRLTQAVSTRVPNGSLYADRFALVSSVLDRRGIHLDQQIFDYLLSHGPHQTSVLLQTLEQIIQLLKGEKLKVSNANLRQIYALIDEYR; encoded by the coding sequence ATGCGTCAATTGCAACTTGATATTGAACCCCAACTTGATGCTCGAATTAGTGATTTTTCGGGTCCAGGATGGGGACATGTAATTGATGCAGTTCGCCAGCTCCATGCAGGTCTGATCAATCGTTTTTATGTTTATGGTGGTGCTGGAACAGGTAAGAGTCATCTGCTTTCTGCAATCTGTGATTCCTATCTTGAGGTGGGGAAAACAGCTATTCAAGTTTCTTTGCTAGAACTTTTGGATGCACCGACCGAAGCTATTACTTCGCTTGACCGTTATGATCTTGTGGCTTTAGATGATATTGAAGCCATTAGTGGAGTCCCACACTGGCAAAAGGCAGTTTTTCACTTAATTAATTACAATAATGAGGGTGGTGGTCAGCTGGTCTTTTCTTCGCGTTATGCACCGATTGAACTCAAACTGGAACTACCAGATTTACAGTCGCGTTTGACTCAAGCAGTAAGTACCCGTGTTCCCAATGGTAGCCTCTATGCTGACCGTTTTGCCTTGGTATCATCAGTATTGGACAGACGTGGAATTCATCTGGATCAGCAAATTTTCGATTACCTTTTAAGTCATGGTCCACATCAGACTTCGGTACTTTTGCAGACACTTGAGCAGATTATTCAACTTTTAAAAGGGGAAAAACTCAAAGTGAGTAATGCTAATCTGAGACAGATTTATGCTTTAATTGACGAATATCGATAA
- the rbtA gene encoding rhombotarget A, whose protein sequence is MLKKSLGIGLLCMMGHAYGADIVVTTTEDIVKDDKECSLREAIEYVNRGLVKKGYMGCGGENSTANILLTDKNTYSLNKHVEIKKSLNIKSVDEDSNVVTDRNRVQGLHNARIKMNGKDNIFRILSGDDFVSATFKELDLEGCAQLNCALEGGLVYNKGKATFEFSKLTQGNASKGGAIYNAGIFGNYVGTVEIRNSLMIENEATEGAVLFSEHPSFSIQQSVIRKNKTIASNSVNIFTKAPFTASTSEDLQAGTARIVSSTLVQNTGSVLNLVDGIIANNLTIVDNQGTGVILQAPFAKAYLANSIILKNRQDCTIGNDKSLIQNNLTSASCGNGIDDAPNQIYKGVQLIATKDGSSQGSCLSLRDNKLSELCPFETAENTFLGYMRPRILLNYGTINGSPIVNTGVPKVSENTLSCESADQRGTNRSFNNEECDRGAIEITVPTSGQLTGQDLKAGETAKFSIAKFLGDSDLIPKEECNSIIGKNPNNEPWQDGCMRIVQTKTPSKGSTQIDIHGNLIYTPDSAWHGADIFEVQVVTSSTRFNVSKPYLPITTQIVQEPDNKMEDKAVKTSGGSLGLFGILGLISLIGLRRLRKD, encoded by the coding sequence ATGCTCAAGAAGAGCTTAGGCATTGGTTTGCTATGCATGATGGGGCATGCTTACGGTGCTGACATTGTTGTTACCACTACTGAAGATATCGTCAAGGATGATAAAGAATGTTCACTTCGTGAAGCCATTGAATATGTGAACCGCGGTTTAGTCAAGAAAGGTTATATGGGCTGTGGCGGGGAAAATTCAACAGCAAATATTCTACTTACAGATAAAAATACTTACAGCCTTAATAAACATGTAGAAATTAAAAAATCTCTAAATATTAAATCAGTTGATGAGGATAGTAACGTAGTTACTGACCGTAACCGTGTTCAAGGCCTACATAATGCTCGCATTAAGATGAATGGAAAGGACAATATTTTCCGTATTCTGAGTGGGGATGATTTTGTCTCAGCTACATTTAAAGAGCTTGATTTAGAGGGCTGTGCACAATTGAATTGTGCACTTGAAGGGGGGCTGGTCTACAACAAAGGTAAGGCAACATTTGAGTTTTCAAAATTAACTCAAGGCAATGCATCTAAAGGCGGGGCGATTTATAATGCAGGTATCTTTGGAAATTACGTCGGTACTGTTGAAATTCGAAACAGTTTGATGATTGAAAATGAAGCAACGGAGGGTGCAGTACTCTTTAGTGAACATCCGAGCTTTTCAATTCAACAAAGTGTCATACGTAAGAATAAAACCATAGCATCGAATAGTGTAAATATATTCACTAAAGCTCCATTCACAGCTTCAACGTCTGAAGATTTACAGGCGGGTACAGCACGTATCGTTAGCAGTACTTTGGTTCAAAATACAGGAAGTGTTTTAAATCTTGTAGATGGTATTATCGCGAATAATCTTACAATTGTTGATAATCAAGGTACAGGTGTAATTTTACAAGCACCATTCGCTAAAGCATATTTGGCAAATAGCATTATCTTAAAAAATCGTCAGGATTGTACTATTGGGAATGATAAGTCTTTAATACAAAATAACTTAACCAGTGCAAGTTGTGGTAATGGCATTGATGATGCACCTAACCAGATCTATAAAGGAGTGCAATTGATTGCGACCAAAGATGGTAGTAGTCAAGGAAGCTGTTTAAGTTTAAGAGATAATAAACTTTCAGAATTGTGTCCATTTGAAACAGCTGAAAATACATTTTTAGGTTATATGCGTCCTCGTATCTTATTAAATTACGGGACAATTAATGGATCACCTATTGTAAATACAGGTGTTCCAAAAGTATCAGAAAATACATTGTCTTGTGAGTCTGCGGATCAACGAGGTACGAATCGCTCCTTTAATAATGAAGAGTGTGATCGCGGTGCGATTGAAATTACAGTCCCAACTTCAGGCCAGCTGACAGGTCAGGATTTAAAAGCAGGAGAAACTGCTAAATTTTCTATTGCAAAATTTTTAGGTGATAGTGATCTAATTCCTAAGGAAGAATGTAATAGCATTATTGGCAAGAATCCTAATAATGAGCCGTGGCAAGATGGCTGTATGCGTATTGTACAGACCAAAACCCCATCTAAAGGTTCAACACAAATTGATATTCATGGCAATTTAATCTACACGCCAGATTCTGCTTGGCATGGTGCAGATATTTTTGAAGTTCAAGTTGTCACCAGTTCTACACGCTTTAATGTCTCAAAACCCTATTTACCAATTACAACCCAAATTGTGCAAGAACCTGATAATAAAATGGAAGATAAAGCAGTAAAAACATCAGGTGGTTCACTGGGCTTATTTGGAATTCTTGGATTAATAAGCTTAATTGGCTTACGTCGTTTGCGTAAAGATTAA
- a CDS encoding CSLREA domain-containing protein, whose translation MQNYKKGILALAVVSAMSLMAAEDKTIRVTTLADEDGENASECSLREAIKTAKLDKSYGGCNVGRTLRLDGSAPDQIQLKAGTYKIDRELVVESAIHIYGENVFNYTERSPITLLYPKKEALKTVIDAQGKSRIFNTVESQAALNIHHVSMRNGNAVKDSNIVNSGNGGALYVAGPLGIYSSEIIGSSADVNGGAIYAIGQNGQKTVSIDDSRIEKNKARQFGSVFAMDCNANLANAEVGLQVSNSSLIRNGSTSDQSIFDFCGYATGSFLNSTIAQNQTGGYVFNFVNRSNRALHSSSSLSLSSNTIVENTAKSVLLYDNIGAKLLSYNVLAYNQGKSCEYALNDGKPSLDQNILFAHVQNAFDLKGSSQCVLPERSKDQTEAQLIDLSSVSMSSVLSKFLEPAVDNRYLGIYYPRDNKTANDLVDVKGEGCEATDQRGISRDIGMTVRLSPDQVNSCEIGAVEIRNLMAGDVEDLKNSSHVELMDFYQSNIDELEELIEDQNTPKEELAGLKEELKEYQDLKSFTEKFQKYRAIYIDPFKQSTLQETLDGSSIVVTALNASNYNVTTKVLGVGVLVGEGSSLDVDGNKNDPALKCEWIAGLDRIMMYRTDGKVTSATDQEFCAYTLVNKNTNAKSSGVLAASFVNIAPIAKNDFYKISPDSGLTITVNPLENDSDEGDGDRSTAQGKPAFYKDTDGKEIPIRIVSLPSGVTLKAEREGPCPDDYQRETCYGGKLTFSVNNNLSQFSYSMDYNVFDADEMMSNTATIVLENTVKNTNTSSSGGGSLGVWGLFGLFGLAAYRSRRLFKS comes from the coding sequence ATGCAAAATTATAAAAAAGGAATATTGGCGCTTGCAGTTGTTTCAGCGATGAGCTTGATGGCTGCCGAAGATAAAACAATTCGGGTAACGACATTAGCGGATGAAGATGGGGAAAATGCCAGTGAGTGTTCTTTACGTGAGGCGATTAAAACAGCAAAATTAGACAAATCTTACGGAGGCTGTAATGTTGGACGTACCCTTCGTTTAGATGGAAGTGCGCCTGACCAAATTCAGCTGAAGGCGGGTACTTATAAAATAGATCGTGAACTTGTGGTTGAATCTGCAATTCATATTTATGGTGAAAATGTATTCAACTATACAGAGCGTAGTCCGATTACCTTGCTTTATCCTAAAAAGGAAGCATTAAAAACAGTTATTGATGCGCAAGGAAAGTCCCGTATTTTTAATACTGTTGAAAGCCAAGCAGCTCTAAATATTCATCATGTCTCTATGCGAAATGGAAATGCAGTCAAAGACTCCAATATAGTAAATAGTGGCAATGGTGGTGCTTTATATGTTGCAGGGCCACTCGGTATTTACAGCAGTGAAATTATAGGTTCATCCGCCGATGTGAATGGTGGTGCTATATATGCGATTGGTCAGAATGGACAAAAGACAGTTAGCATTGATGACAGTCGCATTGAAAAAAATAAAGCACGACAATTTGGTAGTGTGTTTGCAATGGACTGTAATGCCAATTTAGCAAATGCAGAAGTAGGGCTACAGGTTTCTAATTCAAGTCTCATCCGTAATGGTTCTACATCAGATCAAAGTATTTTCGACTTCTGTGGTTATGCTACGGGTAGTTTCTTAAATTCGACTATTGCCCAGAACCAGACAGGCGGTTATGTATTTAACTTTGTGAATAGATCCAACCGGGCTTTGCACTCAAGCTCGAGTTTAAGTTTAAGTAGTAATACCATCGTTGAGAATACTGCAAAATCAGTATTACTCTATGACAATATTGGTGCAAAGCTATTAAGCTATAACGTGTTAGCCTATAACCAAGGCAAATCTTGTGAATATGCCTTAAATGATGGGAAGCCTAGCTTAGATCAAAATATCCTTTTTGCACATGTACAGAATGCTTTTGATTTAAAAGGTAGTTCTCAATGTGTGTTACCAGAACGTTCGAAAGATCAGACCGAAGCACAGCTGATTGATTTATCCTCAGTCAGCATGAGTAGTGTGCTAAGTAAATTCTTAGAGCCCGCCGTAGATAATCGTTATCTTGGTATTTATTATCCTCGTGATAATAAAACTGCGAATGATTTGGTTGATGTGAAAGGCGAAGGTTGTGAAGCAACAGATCAACGTGGTATTAGCCGAGATATTGGGATGACTGTCCGTTTAAGCCCAGATCAGGTCAATAGCTGTGAAATTGGTGCGGTTGAAATACGAAATTTGATGGCAGGTGATGTTGAAGACTTAAAAAATTCATCACATGTTGAACTCATGGATTTTTATCAGTCTAATATTGATGAATTGGAAGAATTAATTGAAGATCAAAATACACCTAAAGAAGAATTGGCAGGATTAAAAGAGGAGCTAAAGGAGTATCAGGATCTCAAATCCTTTACGGAGAAGTTCCAAAAATATCGTGCAATCTATATTGATCCGTTTAAACAGTCGACTTTACAAGAAACTTTGGATGGTTCAAGCATTGTAGTTACAGCATTAAATGCTTCAAATTATAATGTAACGACCAAAGTTCTTGGTGTAGGTGTTCTTGTAGGTGAAGGGAGTTCTCTGGACGTAGATGGTAATAAGAATGATCCTGCGTTGAAGTGTGAATGGATTGCGGGCCTTGATCGCATTATGATGTATCGCACGGATGGCAAAGTTACCAGCGCAACCGATCAGGAATTCTGTGCTTATACCTTAGTTAATAAAAATACCAATGCGAAAAGTTCAGGTGTTCTTGCTGCATCTTTTGTCAACATTGCACCGATTGCAAAAAATGATTTTTACAAGATTAGCCCTGATAGTGGTTTAACGATTACAGTTAATCCTTTAGAAAATGACAGTGATGAAGGGGATGGTGATCGTAGCACAGCACAAGGAAAGCCAGCCTTTTATAAAGACACAGATGGTAAGGAAATTCCAATCCGTATTGTTAGTTTACCTTCTGGTGTAACTTTGAAGGCTGAGCGTGAAGGGCCATGTCCTGATGACTATCAGCGAGAAACTTGCTATGGCGGCAAGCTTACTTTTAGTGTAAATAATAACCTGAGCCAGTTTAGCTATAGCATGGATTATAATGTCTTTGATGCAGATGAAATGATGTCAAACACAGCAACAATTGTATTAGAGAATACTGTGAAAAATACCAATACTTCATCAAGTGGGGGAGGCTCACTTGGAGTCTGGGGATTATTCGGATTATTCGGACTAGCAGCCTACCGTTCCCGTCGTTTATTCAAAAGTTAA
- a CDS encoding DUF3106 domain-containing protein, with amino-acid sequence MAAKKLALAFCAFGFLQTSFAGFERFWIFSKDADTQVNETWNSLSDAEQVALIKRYQSLKELPAEQSVSLQQRMDWFTQLPEAEKQKMRETWQKMSSHERKELASRMQKATPEQRPAIREEYFNKHLIVAEN; translated from the coding sequence ATGGCAGCTAAAAAACTAGCACTCGCTTTTTGTGCTTTCGGCTTTTTACAAACCAGCTTTGCCGGCTTCGAACGTTTTTGGATTTTTTCCAAAGATGCAGATACGCAGGTGAATGAGACCTGGAATAGTCTGTCTGACGCTGAACAGGTCGCTTTGATTAAGCGTTATCAAAGCTTAAAAGAGCTTCCTGCAGAGCAAAGTGTAAGTCTACAACAGCGCATGGACTGGTTTACCCAATTGCCTGAAGCTGAAAAACAAAAGATGCGTGAAACCTGGCAAAAAATGAGTTCTCATGAGCGTAAAGAGTTGGCTTCCCGTATGCAAAAAGCAACACCTGAACAACGCCCAGCCATCCGTGAAGAATATTTCAATAAACATTTGATCGTCGCTGAGAACTAA
- a CDS encoding RNA polymerase sigma factor, translating to MDLAPKQLQSQDASTLKSTAESRLKNFMQDVTGRALVMMESATQGQHGIAMDLVQEAFISLHKSYADRSTEEWYPLFYTILNNKLQDWRRKEARRSQPFSFFKKVQLDDDDSELNDVVDEATPSPLDFLDQAVTAEEIQQAIAQLPVRQQQAFMLRAWEGFDTHTTAQIMNCSEGSVKTHYHRAIQGLRASLAHLNPFLGGSSE from the coding sequence ATGGATTTAGCGCCAAAACAGCTTCAGTCACAAGATGCCAGTACTCTAAAGAGTACAGCTGAGTCACGCCTGAAGAATTTTATGCAAGACGTCACAGGTCGTGCATTGGTGATGATGGAAAGTGCAACCCAAGGCCAGCATGGCATTGCCATGGATCTGGTGCAGGAAGCGTTTATTTCCCTGCATAAATCCTATGCAGATAGATCCACTGAAGAATGGTATCCCCTGTTCTACACCATTTTAAATAACAAGCTACAGGACTGGCGACGTAAAGAAGCACGTCGTAGCCAGCCATTTTCATTTTTCAAAAAAGTTCAGCTGGATGACGATGACTCCGAACTCAATGATGTGGTCGATGAAGCGACTCCATCACCCTTAGATTTTCTGGATCAAGCCGTTACTGCTGAAGAAATTCAGCAAGCCATAGCCCAATTGCCTGTCCGTCAACAGCAGGCTTTCATGCTTCGTGCATGGGAAGGCTTCGATACGCATACTACAGCACAGATCATGAACTGCAGCGAAGGCAGTGTAAAAACACACTATCATCGTGCAATCCAAGGTCTACGTGCCTCACTTGCACACTTAAATCCATTTCTGGGAGGGTCATCCGAATGA
- a CDS encoding TrmH family RNA methyltransferase produces the protein MPTIFLESKDNPKIKHLRGLIEQNTYRKKQGQTVLEGTHLCLAWLHESKKINSIFTTEHALQHPDFDVILQKYTGMVFVIGESLYKDLSILGTSIACMAIVDIPINREAVDFKADTLILENVQDPGNVGTLLRSAAAAGIDQIICTKGSASLWSPRVLRAGMGAHFSLQCFENINLEDVLTQFKIPVYVTSSHRSESLYSKDLKKACVWILGNEGQGVSDYALQHAEAVTIPQPGGQESLNVAIAGSICFFEMVRQRI, from the coding sequence ATGCCAACTATCTTCCTTGAATCCAAAGACAATCCTAAAATTAAGCATCTACGTGGCTTGATTGAACAGAATACTTATCGAAAAAAACAAGGACAAACTGTGCTTGAAGGCACACACCTGTGTCTTGCATGGCTTCATGAAAGTAAGAAAATTAATTCTATTTTCACTACCGAACATGCCCTGCAGCATCCAGATTTTGATGTCATTCTGCAAAAATACACGGGTATGGTTTTTGTTATTGGTGAATCTTTATATAAAGATTTAAGCATTTTAGGAACTTCAATTGCCTGCATGGCAATTGTAGATATTCCAATCAATCGTGAAGCTGTCGATTTTAAAGCCGATACTTTAATCCTTGAAAACGTTCAGGATCCAGGCAATGTCGGCACATTGCTACGCTCGGCTGCAGCGGCAGGAATTGATCAGATCATTTGTACAAAAGGTTCTGCTTCGCTTTGGTCTCCACGTGTATTACGTGCAGGTATGGGTGCGCACTTCTCATTACAATGTTTTGAAAATATCAATTTAGAAGATGTGCTAACTCAGTTTAAAATTCCTGTGTATGTGACCAGCTCACACCGTTCAGAAAGTCTTTATAGCAAAGACCTTAAAAAAGCATGTGTATGGATTCTGGGTAATGAAGGTCAAGGCGTTTCTGACTATGCCTTGCAACATGCCGAAGCGGTTACTATTCCTCAGCCAGGTGGTCAGGAATCACTGAATGTTGCTATTGCAGGCTCAATCTGTTTCTTTGAAATGGTTCGTCAACGGATCTAA
- a CDS encoding class 1 fructose-bisphosphatase, with protein sequence MSYLSLSQFLQKKTGNLTPELAQVIETIANTCKTIDQALQKGALAGVLGSAQHENVQGEEQKKLDVISNDYLINTLKVHPNVGGLASEELDEFTPAQENGQFLVLFDPLDGSSNIDINMCVGTIFSILPAKNAVTQAEDFMQAGVNQVAAGYVLYGPSTMMALTVGAGTVFFTFDPETQEFLLTIEDIQVAADTKEYAINASNQRHWEAPVKRYIDELLAGKTGPREKDFNMRWVACMVGDIHRILCRSGIFMYPYDLKDPKKAGRLRLMYEANPMSMLMEQAGGASTTGRVRILDIQPTELHQRVPVIIGSKNEVDLVTSYHN encoded by the coding sequence ATGTCTTACCTAAGCCTTTCCCAATTTTTACAGAAAAAAACTGGGAATCTCACACCTGAACTTGCACAAGTGATTGAAACAATTGCAAATACATGTAAGACAATTGATCAAGCACTGCAAAAAGGTGCATTGGCTGGCGTATTGGGCAGTGCTCAGCATGAAAACGTTCAAGGCGAAGAACAAAAAAAACTTGATGTCATTTCTAATGATTATCTGATTAATACATTAAAAGTACATCCAAACGTAGGTGGTCTGGCTTCTGAAGAGTTGGACGAGTTCACCCCTGCTCAGGAAAATGGTCAATTCCTGGTATTGTTCGATCCACTTGATGGTTCAAGCAACATCGACATCAATATGTGTGTCGGAACCATCTTCTCGATTTTACCTGCTAAAAATGCCGTAACTCAGGCAGAAGACTTTATGCAAGCGGGTGTGAACCAGGTTGCTGCAGGTTATGTATTGTATGGCCCGTCTACCATGATGGCACTGACTGTAGGTGCAGGTACTGTATTCTTCACTTTCGATCCAGAAACTCAAGAATTCCTGCTGACCATTGAAGATATTCAGGTTGCTGCAGATACTAAAGAATATGCAATTAATGCATCAAACCAACGTCATTGGGAAGCTCCAGTAAAACGTTATATCGATGAATTGCTTGCAGGTAAAACTGGTCCTCGTGAGAAAGATTTCAATATGCGCTGGGTTGCATGTATGGTGGGTGATATTCACCGTATCCTGTGCCGTAGTGGTATTTTCATGTACCCATACGATCTCAAAGATCCGAAAAAAGCGGGCCGTCTACGTCTGATGTACGAAGCAAACCCAATGAGTATGTTGATGGAACAGGCAGGTGGCGCATCTACTACAGGTCGTGTCCGCATTCTTGATATCCAGCCAACTGAATTACATCAGCGTGTTCCTGTGATCATCGGTTCGAAAAACGAAGTTGATCTTGTAACTAGCTACCATAACTAA
- a CDS encoding NF038105 family protein, with amino-acid sequence MTTLKFDATPTPSEAINLDEISEDKMKEAWKAYEAKPEYKEFNKHDMIESMQHPEDEAAQP; translated from the coding sequence ATGACAACATTAAAGTTTGATGCGACTCCTACGCCGAGCGAAGCCATTAATTTAGATGAAATTTCTGAAGATAAGATGAAGGAAGCCTGGAAGGCTTATGAGGCTAAGCCGGAGTATAAAGAGTTCAATAAACACGACATGATTGAGTCGATGCAACATCCAGAGGATGAAGCAGCTCAGCCCTAA
- the pal gene encoding peptidoglycan-associated lipoprotein Pal, which yields MKKVQLFALPLLAAALVMTGCASRKPATQIQTGELGAGSATTVDTQGLSEDAALNAQSMAGASSKGVTAENKAYLAKRVVHFDYDSSELSNDDLLTLQAHAQFLMANANSRVALTGHTDERGTREYNMALGERRAKAVESFLVTSGVNAGQLEAVSYGKEMPVNPGHDENAWKENRRVEINYEAVPPLLK from the coding sequence ATGAAAAAAGTACAATTATTCGCACTTCCTTTACTGGCTGCCGCACTGGTAATGACTGGCTGCGCCAGCCGTAAACCTGCAACACAAATACAAACTGGTGAACTTGGCGCAGGTTCCGCAACGACTGTTGATACGCAAGGTCTGAGCGAAGATGCTGCACTGAACGCACAAAGTATGGCTGGTGCATCTTCTAAAGGTGTAACTGCTGAAAATAAAGCTTATCTAGCAAAACGTGTGGTGCACTTCGACTATGACAGCAGCGAGCTGTCAAATGACGATCTCCTTACCCTGCAAGCACATGCACAATTCCTAATGGCAAATGCCAATTCGCGTGTTGCCCTGACAGGTCATACCGATGAACGTGGTACCCGTGAATACAACATGGCACTTGGTGAACGTCGTGCCAAAGCAGTTGAAAGTTTCCTGGTGACTTCTGGCGTGAATGCAGGCCAGCTTGAAGCGGTGAGCTATGGTAAAGAAATGCCAGTGAATCCAGGCCATGACGAAAATGCCTGGAAAGAAAACCGCCGTGTAGAAATTAACTATGAAGCGGTTCCGCCACTACTCAAATAA